In one Pelecanus crispus isolate bPelCri1 chromosome 12, bPelCri1.pri, whole genome shotgun sequence genomic region, the following are encoded:
- the NUP85 gene encoding nuclear pore complex protein Nup85 isoform X1, whose protein sequence is MEELDAEPPLMVVPGADPSARQLCFAWGPAEVLVCETLFGRRGGSASRGGGGGGPGRALLPGALTGCVAGAGEGGPSSSRVFVVRKDQDIYIQTLRKLFNESHGIFIGLQRSEEELAGKSRKAQLVQVSKNYRSVIRACMEDMHQAAISTRDPALHSQYSTQVSILSAMELIWNLCEILFVEAAAAGALLLRLLDWVRLHVCDVDNMVREVLSSENPSKHELFWNVVDIFVLQGRMDEARHLLSKEASANPTSVNMYKILDDLMKKMPVPSLGNTQTLTEMELKWQHWHEECQRYLQDGTFASNSHMESICKILLGDEDAILEKKELMTTWYHFLVTRLLYSHPTVKPMELRFYAQSSMDLFLGGESSPEPLDTILMAAFEFEMHQVIKECSIALSNWWFVAHLTDLLDHCKLLQSHNLYFGSNMREFLLLEYASGLFSHHSLWQLGVDYFDHCPEYGRVYLELHIERIPLNTEQKALKVLRICEQRQMHEQVRSICKIMAMKALRNNRLGSALSWSIRAKDAAFATLISDRFLKDYCERGCFSDLDLIDNLGPSMLLSDRLTFLGKYREFHRLYGEKRFSDAAKLLLMLMTAHIAPCSFWMTLLTDALPLLEQKEVIFSAEQTYELMRCLEDLTAGKSNKQKFQDDDVETMKVEMLRLALARNLARVIVKEGTLEGS, encoded by the exons GTGGTGCCGGGCGCGGACCCGTCCGCCAGGCAGCTGTGCTTCGCCTGGGGCCCCGCCGAGGTGCTGGTGTGCGAGACCCTCTTCGGCCGCAGAGGTGGGTCCGcgtcccggggcgggggcgggggcgggccgggccgggcgctgcTGCCCGGGGCGCTGACGGGGTGCGTTGCAGGCGCCGGGGAGGGAGGGCCGAGCTCCTCCCGCGTCTTCGTGGTCCGCAAGGATCAGGACATCTACATCCAGACCTTGCGGAAACTCTTCAACGAGTCGCACGGGATCTTCATCGGCCTCCAGCGGAGCGAGGAGGAGCTGGCGGGGAAGTCGAGGAAAGCGCA ATTGGTTCAAGTGAGTAAAAACTACCGATCGGTGATAAGAGCCTGTATGGAGGACATGCACCAGGCAGCTA TTTCAACCCGGGACcctgccctgcacagccagTATAGCACTCAG gtttctaTTCTCTCTGCAATGGAGCTGATCTGGAACCTGTGTGAGATTCTGTTTGTTGAAGCAGCTGCAG CTGGCGCCCTTCTGCTTCGCCTCCTTGACTGGGTTCGACTTCATGTCTGTGATGTGGACAACATGGTCCGTGAAGTTCTGAGCAGTGAAAATCCATCGAAACACGAGCTCTTCTGGAACGTG GTGGATATCTTTGTGCTGCAAGGCCGAATGGATGAAGCACGGCACTTGCTCTCCAAGGAAGCCAGTGCCAATCCCACGTCGGTGAACATGTACAAAATCTTGGATGACTTGATGAAGAAGATGCCTGTTCCCAGT CTTGGCAACACCCAGACACTGACCGAGATGGAGCTGAAATGGCAGCACTGGCATGAAGAATGTCAGAGGTATCTACAGGATGGAACTTTTGCTTCCAATTCCCACATGGAATCCATCTGCAAG ATCCTGCTGGGAGATGAGGATGCCATACTAGAGAAAAAGGAACTCATGACTACTTGGTACCACTTTCTGGTTACCCGACTCCTGTATTCCCATCCAACTGTGAAGCCAATGGAACTGCGGTTTTATGCACAG TCTAGTATGGACCTGTTCCTGGGTGGAGAAAGCAGCCCTGAGCCTCTAGACACGATTTTAATGGCAGCCTTTGAATTTGAGATGCATCAAGTGATCAAGGAATGCAG CATTGCCCTGAGCAACTGGTGGTTTGTGGCTCATCTGACTGACCTCCTGGATCACTGTAAACTCCTGCAATCTCACAATCTCTA tTTTGGTTCAAATATGCGTGAATTCCTTCTGCTAGAGTATGCCTCAGGACTCTTCTCCCATCACAg CCTGTGGCAGCTGGGGGTAGATTACTTTGACCACTGTCCAGAGTATGGCAGGGTGTATTTGGAGCTTCATATTGAGCGGATACCCCTTAACACAGAACAGAAGGCCCTGAAAGTGCTGAGGATCTGCGAGCAGAGACAGATGCATGAACAAG TTCGTAGCATCTGTAAAATCATGGCCATGAAAGCTCTGCGGAATAATCGCTTGGGCTCTGCCCTGTCGTGGAGCATCAGAGCTAAGGATGCGGCTTTTGCTACACTAATATCCGATCG ATTCCTTAAGGACTATTGTGAAAGGGGATGCTTCTCTGACTTAGACCTCATTGATAATTTGGGACCATCCATGCTGCTTAGTGACCGGCTAACATTTCTTG GGAAGTACCGAGAATTCCACCGGCTGTATGGGGAGAAGCGGTTCTCTGATGCTGCCAAGTTGCTTTTGATGTTGATGACGGCTCACATTGCTCCTTGCTCCTTCTGGATGACCCTGCTGACAGATGCCCTTCCCCTGCTGGAGCAGAAAGAG GTCATATTTTCAGCAGAGCAGACTTACGAGTTGATGCGATGCCTGGAAGACCTGACAGCAGGGAAGTCAAATAAGCAGAAATTCCAG GATGATGATGTCGAGACTATGAAAGTGGAAATGCTGAGACTTGCTCTAGCACGAAACCTTGCACGAGTCATTGTCAAAGAAGGCACGTTGGAAGGATCCTGA
- the NUP85 gene encoding nuclear pore complex protein Nup85 isoform X2 — translation MEELDAEPPLMVVPGADPSARQLCFAWGPAEVLVCETLFGRRGAGEGGPSSSRVFVVRKDQDIYIQTLRKLFNESHGIFIGLQRSEEELAGKSRKAQLVQVSKNYRSVIRACMEDMHQAAISTRDPALHSQYSTQVSILSAMELIWNLCEILFVEAAAAGALLLRLLDWVRLHVCDVDNMVREVLSSENPSKHELFWNVVDIFVLQGRMDEARHLLSKEASANPTSVNMYKILDDLMKKMPVPSLGNTQTLTEMELKWQHWHEECQRYLQDGTFASNSHMESICKILLGDEDAILEKKELMTTWYHFLVTRLLYSHPTVKPMELRFYAQSSMDLFLGGESSPEPLDTILMAAFEFEMHQVIKECSIALSNWWFVAHLTDLLDHCKLLQSHNLYFGSNMREFLLLEYASGLFSHHSLWQLGVDYFDHCPEYGRVYLELHIERIPLNTEQKALKVLRICEQRQMHEQVRSICKIMAMKALRNNRLGSALSWSIRAKDAAFATLISDRFLKDYCERGCFSDLDLIDNLGPSMLLSDRLTFLGKYREFHRLYGEKRFSDAAKLLLMLMTAHIAPCSFWMTLLTDALPLLEQKEVIFSAEQTYELMRCLEDLTAGKSNKQKFQDDDVETMKVEMLRLALARNLARVIVKEGTLEGS, via the exons GTGGTGCCGGGCGCGGACCCGTCCGCCAGGCAGCTGTGCTTCGCCTGGGGCCCCGCCGAGGTGCTGGTGTGCGAGACCCTCTTCGGCCGCAGAG GCGCCGGGGAGGGAGGGCCGAGCTCCTCCCGCGTCTTCGTGGTCCGCAAGGATCAGGACATCTACATCCAGACCTTGCGGAAACTCTTCAACGAGTCGCACGGGATCTTCATCGGCCTCCAGCGGAGCGAGGAGGAGCTGGCGGGGAAGTCGAGGAAAGCGCA ATTGGTTCAAGTGAGTAAAAACTACCGATCGGTGATAAGAGCCTGTATGGAGGACATGCACCAGGCAGCTA TTTCAACCCGGGACcctgccctgcacagccagTATAGCACTCAG gtttctaTTCTCTCTGCAATGGAGCTGATCTGGAACCTGTGTGAGATTCTGTTTGTTGAAGCAGCTGCAG CTGGCGCCCTTCTGCTTCGCCTCCTTGACTGGGTTCGACTTCATGTCTGTGATGTGGACAACATGGTCCGTGAAGTTCTGAGCAGTGAAAATCCATCGAAACACGAGCTCTTCTGGAACGTG GTGGATATCTTTGTGCTGCAAGGCCGAATGGATGAAGCACGGCACTTGCTCTCCAAGGAAGCCAGTGCCAATCCCACGTCGGTGAACATGTACAAAATCTTGGATGACTTGATGAAGAAGATGCCTGTTCCCAGT CTTGGCAACACCCAGACACTGACCGAGATGGAGCTGAAATGGCAGCACTGGCATGAAGAATGTCAGAGGTATCTACAGGATGGAACTTTTGCTTCCAATTCCCACATGGAATCCATCTGCAAG ATCCTGCTGGGAGATGAGGATGCCATACTAGAGAAAAAGGAACTCATGACTACTTGGTACCACTTTCTGGTTACCCGACTCCTGTATTCCCATCCAACTGTGAAGCCAATGGAACTGCGGTTTTATGCACAG TCTAGTATGGACCTGTTCCTGGGTGGAGAAAGCAGCCCTGAGCCTCTAGACACGATTTTAATGGCAGCCTTTGAATTTGAGATGCATCAAGTGATCAAGGAATGCAG CATTGCCCTGAGCAACTGGTGGTTTGTGGCTCATCTGACTGACCTCCTGGATCACTGTAAACTCCTGCAATCTCACAATCTCTA tTTTGGTTCAAATATGCGTGAATTCCTTCTGCTAGAGTATGCCTCAGGACTCTTCTCCCATCACAg CCTGTGGCAGCTGGGGGTAGATTACTTTGACCACTGTCCAGAGTATGGCAGGGTGTATTTGGAGCTTCATATTGAGCGGATACCCCTTAACACAGAACAGAAGGCCCTGAAAGTGCTGAGGATCTGCGAGCAGAGACAGATGCATGAACAAG TTCGTAGCATCTGTAAAATCATGGCCATGAAAGCTCTGCGGAATAATCGCTTGGGCTCTGCCCTGTCGTGGAGCATCAGAGCTAAGGATGCGGCTTTTGCTACACTAATATCCGATCG ATTCCTTAAGGACTATTGTGAAAGGGGATGCTTCTCTGACTTAGACCTCATTGATAATTTGGGACCATCCATGCTGCTTAGTGACCGGCTAACATTTCTTG GGAAGTACCGAGAATTCCACCGGCTGTATGGGGAGAAGCGGTTCTCTGATGCTGCCAAGTTGCTTTTGATGTTGATGACGGCTCACATTGCTCCTTGCTCCTTCTGGATGACCCTGCTGACAGATGCCCTTCCCCTGCTGGAGCAGAAAGAG GTCATATTTTCAGCAGAGCAGACTTACGAGTTGATGCGATGCCTGGAAGACCTGACAGCAGGGAAGTCAAATAAGCAGAAATTCCAG GATGATGATGTCGAGACTATGAAAGTGGAAATGCTGAGACTTGCTCTAGCACGAAACCTTGCACGAGTCATTGTCAAAGAAGGCACGTTGGAAGGATCCTGA
- the NUP85 gene encoding nuclear pore complex protein Nup85 isoform X3 has product MEDMHQAAISTRDPALHSQYSTQVSILSAMELIWNLCEILFVEAAAAGALLLRLLDWVRLHVCDVDNMVREVLSSENPSKHELFWNVVDIFVLQGRMDEARHLLSKEASANPTSVNMYKILDDLMKKMPVPSLGNTQTLTEMELKWQHWHEECQRYLQDGTFASNSHMESICKILLGDEDAILEKKELMTTWYHFLVTRLLYSHPTVKPMELRFYAQSSMDLFLGGESSPEPLDTILMAAFEFEMHQVIKECSIALSNWWFVAHLTDLLDHCKLLQSHNLYFGSNMREFLLLEYASGLFSHHSLWQLGVDYFDHCPEYGRVYLELHIERIPLNTEQKALKVLRICEQRQMHEQVRSICKIMAMKALRNNRLGSALSWSIRAKDAAFATLISDRFLKDYCERGCFSDLDLIDNLGPSMLLSDRLTFLGKYREFHRLYGEKRFSDAAKLLLMLMTAHIAPCSFWMTLLTDALPLLEQKEVIFSAEQTYELMRCLEDLTAGKSNKQKFQASQMRHHQEIFKCTQHQYRNTSTPHCSADLDWTAILFPR; this is encoded by the exons ATGGAGGACATGCACCAGGCAGCTA TTTCAACCCGGGACcctgccctgcacagccagTATAGCACTCAG gtttctaTTCTCTCTGCAATGGAGCTGATCTGGAACCTGTGTGAGATTCTGTTTGTTGAAGCAGCTGCAG CTGGCGCCCTTCTGCTTCGCCTCCTTGACTGGGTTCGACTTCATGTCTGTGATGTGGACAACATGGTCCGTGAAGTTCTGAGCAGTGAAAATCCATCGAAACACGAGCTCTTCTGGAACGTG GTGGATATCTTTGTGCTGCAAGGCCGAATGGATGAAGCACGGCACTTGCTCTCCAAGGAAGCCAGTGCCAATCCCACGTCGGTGAACATGTACAAAATCTTGGATGACTTGATGAAGAAGATGCCTGTTCCCAGT CTTGGCAACACCCAGACACTGACCGAGATGGAGCTGAAATGGCAGCACTGGCATGAAGAATGTCAGAGGTATCTACAGGATGGAACTTTTGCTTCCAATTCCCACATGGAATCCATCTGCAAG ATCCTGCTGGGAGATGAGGATGCCATACTAGAGAAAAAGGAACTCATGACTACTTGGTACCACTTTCTGGTTACCCGACTCCTGTATTCCCATCCAACTGTGAAGCCAATGGAACTGCGGTTTTATGCACAG TCTAGTATGGACCTGTTCCTGGGTGGAGAAAGCAGCCCTGAGCCTCTAGACACGATTTTAATGGCAGCCTTTGAATTTGAGATGCATCAAGTGATCAAGGAATGCAG CATTGCCCTGAGCAACTGGTGGTTTGTGGCTCATCTGACTGACCTCCTGGATCACTGTAAACTCCTGCAATCTCACAATCTCTA tTTTGGTTCAAATATGCGTGAATTCCTTCTGCTAGAGTATGCCTCAGGACTCTTCTCCCATCACAg CCTGTGGCAGCTGGGGGTAGATTACTTTGACCACTGTCCAGAGTATGGCAGGGTGTATTTGGAGCTTCATATTGAGCGGATACCCCTTAACACAGAACAGAAGGCCCTGAAAGTGCTGAGGATCTGCGAGCAGAGACAGATGCATGAACAAG TTCGTAGCATCTGTAAAATCATGGCCATGAAAGCTCTGCGGAATAATCGCTTGGGCTCTGCCCTGTCGTGGAGCATCAGAGCTAAGGATGCGGCTTTTGCTACACTAATATCCGATCG ATTCCTTAAGGACTATTGTGAAAGGGGATGCTTCTCTGACTTAGACCTCATTGATAATTTGGGACCATCCATGCTGCTTAGTGACCGGCTAACATTTCTTG GGAAGTACCGAGAATTCCACCGGCTGTATGGGGAGAAGCGGTTCTCTGATGCTGCCAAGTTGCTTTTGATGTTGATGACGGCTCACATTGCTCCTTGCTCCTTCTGGATGACCCTGCTGACAGATGCCCTTCCCCTGCTGGAGCAGAAAGAG GTCATATTTTCAGCAGAGCAGACTTACGAGTTGATGCGATGCCTGGAAGACCTGACAGCAGGGAAGTCAAATAAGCAGAAATTCCAG GCCAGCCAAATGAGGCATCATCAAGAGATATTTAAGTGTACACAACACCAGTACAGGAATACTTCCACTCCTCACTGTTCTGCTGATTTGGATTGGACTGCAATACTTTTTCCAAGATAA